GTTCCTTGGCAAATGGCAGCAAAATACTACCATTGCCACTTGAAAGTCATTCCGCTGGATCACGTGGGTGAAATTCCTTTCGGTCCCACAGCCCGTTTGCTTGCCGTCACCTACGCTTCCAACGCGCTGGGAGTTCTGAATCCTCTTTCGAGCTGGATCGCACAAGCGAAAGCGCATGGAATGCAGGTACTGATCGATGCCGCTCAAGCGGCGGTACATGTTCCCATCGATGTTCAGGCTCTAGGATGCGATTTTTTGGTTTTTTCAGGTCATAAAGTTTATGGCCCAACAGGAACGGGGATTCTTTGGGGAAGGGAACACTTACTGGAGCAAATGCCTCCGTATCAAATGGGCGGGGACATGATCGAGTCGGTTCGCTTCGAAGATACGCGTTTTGCGAAACTGCCCGCTAAATTTGAGGCTGGAACACCGAATATTGCGGGCGTGATCGGCCTCGGGGAAGCTTTGAGATGGCTCAAGGTTCAAAATCATGAAGCTCTCACTGCGCTCACCCAATACGCTCGAGAGCAGCTTCTTTCCGTGCCAGGCCTCCGGCTTTTCGGGGATCAACCTCATAAAATGCCTCTTTGGTCTTTTTTGCTCAGCGACGTTCACCCCCATGATATTAGTTCAATTGTCGATCGTGAAGGAGTTGCCATTCGAGCAGGGCACTTATGCGCACAACCCTTGATGCAATTGCTCGGTGTTTCCGCTTTGGTCCGAGCTTCTTTCGGTCTGTACAATACGCGAGAAGATGTGGACGCTTTGGTTTACGCTTTGCATCAAGTAAGACGGGTCTTTCGATGTTAGATGATTTGTATCAAGAACTGATTCTGGACCATAGCCGGCATCCTCACCATTACGGAGATCTGCCGGGTTCCACCCATTCGGCTCATGGGCATAACCCCTTGTGCGGAGATGAGCTGTTTGTTTACCTGGTAATTGAAAACGCTCGCATCCAAAACATTCGATTTCAGGGGGAAGGTTGTGCCATATCCAAAGCTTCTGCTTCGCTGATGACCGACGAGTTAATTGGAAAAACGCTCCAGGAAGCACGAATCCTTTTTCAAGAATTCCATGAGCTTTTAACGCAGGAAAAAGATCAATTCGATCATCTGGTCAAAGCACAGGCCTTGCGAGGAGTTCGCGAATTTCCGGTTCGGGTGAAATGCGCCACGCTCGCTTGGCATACTTTTGAGGCCGCTTTAAAAGAGCAAGCCGCTGAAATAACAACGGAGTAAAAGGTTTCATGCATATGTACGGTGGTGGAGTGAACGTTCAATTGAGCAGAGATTGCGTGGGTATTCAGATCCCCAATGGCGACTCTATGACCCTTGAACAGGGACACGAAGTCTATATCACCCAAGTTCTGGGCGGAATGTTCACGGTTGAAACAGAATGGGGTTATCTGGTCCGGATTGACGGAAAAGATGCAGACGCCTTAGGACAAACCGTTCCCGAAGAACGTCAAAAACCAAATTGGGAACAATACGCCAGTTTGGAAGAAGCAGCCTGGGCTCAACTCAGAACCTGTTACGACCCTGAAATACCGGTGAATATTGTCGAGCTCGGACTGGTCTATGAATTGGAAATTTTGGGTTCAGACCTACGAGTTCAGATGACTTTAACGGCTCCTGGATGCGGCATGGGAGAAGTCCTCAAGAACGATATTGAAACCAAACTTCGAGAAATACCGGGAATAGAAACCGTTATCATCGATCTCACCTTTGATCCACCCTGGAGCACAGAAAGAATGTCCGATGCGGCTCGATTGCAATTAGGCATGATGTAAATCAGTTGCAAAGCTTCAAGTCCTACGCTAAGCCGATCCCAATGATCGGGGTGTAGCTCAGCTTGGTAGAGCGCTTGGTTCGGGACCAAGAGGCCGCAGGTTCAAATCCTGTCACCCCGACCAAAATCAACGAAAAAAAGTGGTAATCGTAGCATCGTTACAGACTTTATTTTTGTTTCGATTTTTATAAAAATAAAAATCCCGTCTTCAACGCACGCAGCGGACATAGTTCGCGCTGCTGATGCCATACGTGTTGACGCTGCCACCACCGAAATTCACGCTCCACGCAACGGACGGGGGCGTGCAAGAATAAGGCGTTGATGTCCAAAACCAACTCTGAGGCGTGCTTGGAAAAGCCGTCGTGTTCATTGTTGGACCCGGAGATGCTACGCGAACATCCAGAAGCGTCGACAATTCTTTGACATTGGGAAGACGCCAGCTCAAACCGTCCAGATTCAAACCCGCACAATAAGCCTGTGCAGAACTCCAGTTATAGGTTCCAGAAACCGTTCGCTGCCAAATCAAGCCCGTTACGGTGTCCAGAACCTGCGTGCTATTAAAGGTATAACGATCTACCTCTCGAACCGCCGATGAGGGTCGCACACAACGCGTAAAGCCGTTCGCAGGCACTGAAGAACAACCGCTATAACCCTGGCTGCAAACGAGGCCTGCGTAATACGCACCGCTACCGTAACTCACCCACCAAGCACTGCCCGGGTAACCCTGCAAAGCGTCGGAGGACCAATAGTAACTGCTGGTTTGAGTGCCTGGAAAAAAATCCAGATCCACGCTGGGACCAGCGCAATCTATCGTATAATCCACCAAGGTCTGAAGTTCCACGTGCGTGGGCAAACGCCAGTCCCCAAAACCAGACTCAAACAGATTAGCACAATAAGCTTGGGCAGCTGTCCAATTGCCTGCAGGCGCATTCCCTACCTTTTGCCACTGCAGACTCGTCATTTGATCCGTGACAATCCCCGGAACGGATTCAAGGTAGCGGCCCGTTTGATTGGCGTTGTCTCGATAGACACCCGTTGTCACTTGCCAATTCGCCCACTCGGGATTGTAAACCTGAGGAGAACGCACACAACGGACACAGTACGTAACACTGATGAGATACGTGCCGACGCTGCCATAACCGAAATCCACGCCCCACGCACCGGACGAGGGTGCACACGAATAAAGCATTGATGTCCAAAATATGTTCTGCGGTGTACTCGGAAAAGCCGTCGTATTGATCGTCGAACCCGGGTACGCCACATGAATATCCAGAAGCGTCGACAATTCTTTGACATTGGGAAGGCGCCAGGGCAAACCATCCAGGTTTAAACCCGCACAATAAGCCTGTGCCGAACTCCAGTTATAGGTTCCGGAAACCGTTCGTTGCCAAATCAAGCCCGTCACCGTGTCTAACACCTGTGTACTGTTAAAGGTATAACGATCCACCTCTCGAACCGCCGACAAGGGTCGCACACAACGCGTAAAGCCACTCGCAGGCACTGAAGAACAACCACCATAACCCTGGCTGCAAACGAGTCCCGCGCCATAGGCACCGCTGCCGTAACTTACCCACCAAGCACTGCCCGGGTAACCCTGTAAAGCGTCGGAGGACCAATAGTAACTGCTGGTTTGAGTGCCTGGGAAAAAATTCAGATCCAGGCAGGGGCCAGCGCAATCCATCGTGTAATCGACCAAGGTCTGAAGTTCCACGTGTGTGGGCAAACGCCAGTCCCCAAACCCAGACTCAAGCAAATCAGCGCAATAGGCCTGGGCAGCCGTCCAATTGCTAGCAGGTGCACTCCCTACCTTTTGCCACTGCAAACCTGTCATCCGATCCGTGATAACCCCTGGAACGGATTCAAGATAGCGGCCCGTTTGATTGGCGTTGTCTCGATAGACACCGGTTGTCACTTGCCAATTCGCCCACTCGGGATTCCAAATCACCGGAGCGCTTGGGCTTTCGGTAGGACTCAAGGTTTGGGAATACGACAAACTTCCGCTCGTCTCAGACGCACTGAGAGTCCTGCTTGAGCTTCTCGTGGCCGACTCCACATCGCTCAGCGTACGAGTACGCTTTTGACTCGGGCTTAAGCCCTCGGTGAAAGAAAGGCTGAGCGTATCCAGCAAACTCACAGTATTCCGAGAAGAGGCTTTGCTGAAGGTTTGGCTGAGCGTTGGTTTTGTTTGCGAAACACTCGCAGACGCGGTGCACGTTGGCATCCGATCGAACAAACGAACGGCATAAGACTCCGAGGACAGCGACGTCTTACCCGTCCAATCGGCGTAAAAACTCACCAATAAAATCGCGCTTTCGGTAATTTGATGCTCATATTCCAAAGGAAGCCAGGAACTTTGTCCGCAGCACTCCGGTCTCCCCAAAGCGATCGTGGAGTTGATCTCACACAAAACGCGCTCGATGTGAGTGTTCATGAAAATGGAACAATTGGCCACAAATTGGCCCGTATAATCCGGCATCGCTTGAATCGCCGGAGTTAACTCGGCAAACAAAGCCTTCAATCCGGTCGAAAACAATTGTTTTTGCTGGGCGGCAGGCAATGTCTGGTTCGAAACGAGCTGCGTTAGTGCCTGATTCGCCACGGCATTCGTTACCTGGCTTTGATTAAGCCAGGCAGCAACAGCGGCTTGCCCCCAAATGAAGAACACCCAAAGCCTTGCCGGCCTCAAGCACCGTGCTTGGGTTTTTAGATTTTTCCTCATTCCGCAATTGCTACCGCAAGAAAGAAAGCAAGAAAAGGCTTTTGGAGTTTCCGTAATAATAAATTGCAATATCAAGGACGATACGGCAGGATCACGCTTTCCGCTTTCGGCTGAACACGTGGGCAAATTCTCTTTTGAGCGCGTTCCATCTCATAGACGAGCACTTCGGCAACCTGCTGCTGATCTGCTTCTTGACACTCCACCACCAGCTCATCGTGTATCATGTTGACCAAAACAGCTTCTTGAAAATCCTGAGATAAGCGTCGATGCACCCATACCATCGCTAATTTAGCAAGTTCTGCAGCAGTTCCCTGAATCGGCATGTTTTTTGCGACACGAGAGATGTCTTGGCTCGTATTCAGCGCAAGACGCCTACCCAGGCGAGTCTGAGCATAGCCCTTGGCGTAAGCTTCTTGGACACTCCAGTCTAGGTAGGCTTTAATGCGCGGGTGCTTCTTAAAATACTGTTTCAACCACTCTTCTGCTTGATTCTGCGTCACTTGCAAACTTGCAGCCAAGGACTTAGAACCCATTCCGTAAATGATCCCGAAATTGATTGCTTTCGCTTGTTCTCGATAGGTGGGGCTGCCAAACAAATTAATAGCGACTTGAGTGTGCAGATCTTCGCTGTCTTCAAAGGCCTTGAGAAACGAAGCGTCGCCTGAGAAATCAGCTAAAATACGCAGTTCACACGCAGCATAGTCTGCTCGCACAATCGCTCGTCCAGCAGGAGCGCTTAAACAGGCTTGAAAACGAGTATCTGAAGGAAGATTCTGAAGGTTCGGTCGATGGCAGGAAACTCGACCTGTCGAGGCTCCCGTCGACTCAAAATGAGCATGAATTCGCCAAGATATCGGATCGATAAACTCGATAAAAGTGGCTCCGTAAGTTTGGACCAATTTGGCCATTTCTCGATAGCGATCCAGGCTGGCTTGAGCCTCTGCAGGGTTCGTGCATTTTGACAAAGCACCGGCCACATCTGCTGGGCTATTCAAGTTCAGGCTGGACTCTCCAAATAAGTCCAAATGCTGAGGGCCTGAAAGACAATCCATTGCCAACTTCTGATATTTTAGCATCTCAGTTCGGCAAACTTCAATCGTTTCCACCCAAGCCTTTCGATTTACGTAAAGGCCATAGCGCTGCATCTCCCGAAATACAGGAGCGACAGCCTGTTCTAAAGTTTCAAAATTAAGTCGTTCCAAACACGAGCACGCTGCTAAAAATAGCAGGTCCTCCTTTCGGTGGCGAAAATACGAGTCTCAATAAAATGCTTCGAATGCAATCGGAAACATCAGACGATCTCAAGGTATCTTCAATAAATTGAACCTCAAAAACACTGCCTTCAGCAGAGACACTCATTTGATAAGCCAACTTGCCCGATAGATCAGGGCTGTTTTTGAGGGCTTTTTCATAGCACCGGGTAAAAGAAGAATTTTTCTTGGCTAAAGTGCCTAGAACACCCAACTGATCCGCAGAACCCTTCGTCACGCTGGAATTGCCGGAGGAAACGCGTGCCACTGGCAATTCGGCTTCTTTTCTCTCTGCAACGGCTACTTTACCGCTGGAACTGTTTCCAACCGAATCGATGTCCGCCGTCGATTTGAGAGATCCGCTAGAACCCTTCAACGAACTTTTTGAAAACCCAGATCCCGAGGCCACAGCAAAACTGCGTTTTTCTTTCATCGCAGAATCCAAATCATCGCTGAACGAATCAGAATTCGAGGAGAAGACATTGGCCATTGCAGTTCCACGGCCTTTTTGTCCGCTGGATTCACCCGAGACTCCGATCAGACCCAAAACTCCCGAAGAAGCCAACTTACTCCGAATCGGGTTTGATCCTTGGCCAGGCTCTTTGGGAGAAGCTTGCAGGCTTTTGCTGGGCGTTGCTGAAGGTGAAGCCGATTCTTTGTTCGAGGGAAGAACAGCGGGCTCGTTGACGGCCACTTTGGATTCTTTAGCTGGTTTGGGAATTGGAACGGGCTCATTGGCTTCATGCGCCAAAGGAGCCGGAACTTTTTTGAGAACAATCCCCTTGGATCGAATCGGTTGAACAGTCTTCACCCATTTTTCAAAATCGCGCTGGGTCACCTGTTCTGGAATCTTAATGTTCATAATCGACATGGCCACAAACAAGTGAAGCAAAAGCGAGAAGGCAAGGGCGCTTAGCAAAAGAGCGTTGTTCAATTTCTCAAATACGTTCATTCTAAGCCTCTTGCTTGATCACCGCAAATTCAAACTTTCCAAAACCCGCATCACCGCAAGTCACCAGAACATCGACTAAAACACGATAGGGAGTATATTTATCGGCCACAATAACAACTTTCCCGGTGAATCCGGAGTTTTTTATAAACTCAGCCGTATGTTTTTGATTCGCTTTCACCGAAATGAGCTCTTCTCTCAGCGAGGTGATGACATAACCGTTTTTCTTGGCGAGCGCGGGAACACGGTACGTTTTCGGATCTATTTTCTCGACGACCCGGCCATCCACAACAATGGTCGGGGTCTCATAAAGAGCTTTCATCTCGTCTGAAACCGCTCCTTCCATGCGCCGAATCCCTGTGAGCATAACGACGACTGCTTCTTCTGCATTCTCTCGGGTCGTGGAGTGCGGTAAGTCAACCGATGGGTCTTGAACCACAATGGGACTGACGGCGAAAATCTTAATCGTGTACACCAAGATGTTGGTGACAACATCCATCAGCGAAGTCAAAGAAACGCGATAGGGACTTTCTTCACTTCGAAATCGACGGCGGCGCATCATGGCACCACTCCTGGAACAAAAGCAACTTCTTCGAACATTGGCCTCGCCGAATCCATGATATGCGTAATATCATTGTAAATGACGTCGGAATCCGCCATCAAAATCATTCGGTTTTCGTTTGGATAATCCAATTTGAGCTCCGTGAATTTTTGACGCAGCCCTTCAAAATCATAGCCCTGAGGGGTTTTCGGAAACAAAGGCTCTTCGCTGGTGCCTAAAGTTTTACCCGCAACCTGCAAATTAATTCCATTGCTGAGAACAATCACCATTAAATCCAAAACAGGGCCACTCGAGGCTTCTGGGCTCACGGCATCCGAAACACCTCCAAATTGAGGTGCATCCACACGGATGACTCCGATCGGCAAGAAAGCAGACATGCCCATCAACACCATCACCAACATGAACAAAACATTCATCATAGGCAAAATTTCAGGTTCTGGAAGCTCTTCGCTCGTGCTGCGCTGGCGGCGGCCACCTCTTCTCATTTTTTAACTCGAGCACCGATTAAAGCAGCTTCTAAGCGAATTGCGAGGGTATCAATTCCATCCACGAGCTTCTTGACCACACCCGATACCAACATTTGAAAAAACATAGCAGGAATGGCCACCATCAAACCAAAAGCCGTACAATTCATCGCAACCGAAATAGCTCGAGTCAACAGCACGGATTTCTGATCAGGAGGCGCGTCAGCAACAACCGTAAAGGCCTCGATCAAACCCATGACCGTGCCGAGCAAACCCAGCAAAGTGGCCAGCGAAGCTAAACCTGAAAGCGCATGCGCTCTCTTTTGAACCAAAGGAACCGCCTCAAGAAGCCCTTCTTCAATTCCGGCGCGAATCTCATCTTCTGATTTCTCCGCTTGCTCAAGAGCACGCCGACAAACAAGAGATAAAGCGGAATGCTGATGAGAGTCACAGATTTTTAAGGCTTCAGCCACTTGGTGTGAATCCAAGGCTTGCTTCATGGGTTCCCAGAATTTTTTCAAATCGATGCTTTGGATCGCAAACAAGCTGAAGCATCGCTCAACGGTAATACCCAGCACCAACATAGAACAAAATCCGATGGGAGCCATCCAAATCCCACCTTCAACAAAAAATCGCGCAAAGCCTTCCATCGTGTCTCCTTTCTCACTCTACCTTAAAAATATCGTATTTCGCAGTTTTTAAAATCTCTTCTTTTATGTCTTCCGGTTCTTCCCTGGGTCGATCTCGCAAAAAATCAAACTGTGCCCTTGGTAAAACAAAATTCACATTGGAGCGATCAACATCTCCATGAATTTGCACCTCTCCCAACTCAATCACACGCGTCGAATTTTCTTGAGGGCGAGAGGGTTGAACCCCATACACCCAAGCTCCAGGCACAAGCAAAGCTATTCCGAACAGACTCTTCATGCTCTTTGTTTCCTCAACAACAATCGTTGTTTCGCAACTTTTAGGTACTGGGAAACTCGTAAAAACAATGCCTTATCCAAATTCTTCGATGCCTGAAATTTCTCAAGAGCCTCAACCGCCCCAACATCGTCTTTCTGAGCCATGTACACCATGGCTAAACTCAGCCAACCATAAAAATAATCGGGCTCTGATTTAACGACAAAAAAGTAAGATTTCAAGGCATTGGGGTAATCTTTGGCCAAGAAATAGGCATTTCCGAGCAAAAGTGAAGCCGTGATCGAATTTGGAAGCTTGCTTTTTGCTTTCTGCAAATACTCCACGGCTTTTGAGATTTCACCTCGATCTAAAGAGATTTCTCCGAGTGCAATCAAGGCTTGGGGCACATCGATCGACTGGTAGAGTTCCTCTGCTTTTTTCCCAATTTTTTGTGCTTGATAACTGTAGGCAAGCCAAAGTTTGACCTGAACAGAAGCTTCTTGACCCTCCAACTCTTCCAAGATGAGTTGAGCCGCTCGATAGCGCTTTTCAGCCATATAGCCTTGAGCCATCTGCAAAGCATTCGTTTTATTTCCAGAAGCTTGCAGGTTGCTTTCTTCCGCCACGATAGAGGCGATGGGGAGCTCTTCAAAAGCCTCGTAATCGCTGGGCTTAATTTGATTCAAAGCCTGTTTGGCTCGCGAAAGCCAAGCGATTCCACCCGAAACGCCAGGGCTGCGATCGATCACCCGATGAAAGGCATCGATCGCCTTTCGTTCTAAGACCATAGCCTTCTCTTCCAGAATGCTCGCGTACTCGTCACACGCCTCTTCCTGAAGCTTTTGCACATCGCTCGGACAAGGAGCTTTCAAGAGAACCTCAAATAAATTCTGATAGAGTCTTCCAATTTCAAAAAGAGAGGCCAGACTCCATTCTGAGAGATCGTAGCGTTTCACGATTCGTTCATAACGCTTTTGCAAATCCGCCAATCGATTGGTTTTTCGAATGAGCTCATTCGATTGCCCTTGGCTCGTTGTCGCTTCTATCTTAAGAGCAAAATACGCGTTCAGTTCGGGCACTAAGAGCGCAAAGTCCGCTTCGGGTGACTCGTTTCGAAAGCGCTTGTAGAACACCCCTCGC
The Myxococcaceae bacterium genome window above contains:
- a CDS encoding MotA/TolQ/ExbB proton channel family protein, whose protein sequence is MEGFARFFVEGGIWMAPIGFCSMLVLGITVERCFSLFAIQSIDLKKFWEPMKQALDSHQVAEALKICDSHQHSALSLVCRRALEQAEKSEDEIRAGIEEGLLEAVPLVQKRAHALSGLASLATLLGLLGTVMGLIEAFTVVADAPPDQKSVLLTRAISVAMNCTAFGLMVAIPAMFFQMLVSGVVKKLVDGIDTLAIRLEAALIGARVKK
- a CDS encoding biopolymer transporter ExbD, whose product is MMRRRRFRSEESPYRVSLTSLMDVVTNILVYTIKIFAVSPIVVQDPSVDLPHSTTRENAEEAVVVMLTGIRRMEGAVSDEMKALYETPTIVVDGRVVEKIDPKTYRVPALAKKNGYVITSLREELISVKANQKHTAEFIKNSGFTGKVVIVADKYTPYRVLVDVLVTCGDAGFGKFEFAVIKQEA
- the sufT gene encoding putative Fe-S cluster assembly protein SufT — its product is MYGGGVNVQLSRDCVGIQIPNGDSMTLEQGHEVYITQVLGGMFTVETEWGYLVRIDGKDADALGQTVPEERQKPNWEQYASLEEAAWAQLRTCYDPEIPVNIVELGLVYELEILGSDLRVQMTLTAPGCGMGEVLKNDIETKLREIPGIETVIIDLTFDPPWSTERMSDAARLQLGMM
- a CDS encoding SufS family cysteine desulfurase, with the translated sequence MDIAQQFPLLNRLVHGRRLVYLDTAATALKPLCVIEAERAYEQEFCANVHRGVHALSEQATREFESARSEVQHFIQAPSTQEIIFTSGTTESINLLAHSYSKAFLKPGDEIWISSLEHHSNLVPWQMAAKYYHCHLKVIPLDHVGEIPFGPTARLLAVTYASNALGVLNPLSSWIAQAKAHGMQVLIDAAQAAVHVPIDVQALGCDFLVFSGHKVYGPTGTGILWGREHLLEQMPPYQMGGDMIESVRFEDTRFAKLPAKFEAGTPNIAGVIGLGEALRWLKVQNHEALTALTQYAREQLLSVPGLRLFGDQPHKMPLWSFLLSDVHPHDISSIVDREGVAIRAGHLCAQPLMQLLGVSALVRASFGLYNTREDVDALVYALHQVRRVFRC
- a CDS encoding biopolymer transporter ExbD, coding for MRRGGRRQRSTSEELPEPEILPMMNVLFMLVMVLMGMSAFLPIGVIRVDAPQFGGVSDAVSPEASSGPVLDLMVIVLSNGINLQVAGKTLGTSEEPLFPKTPQGYDFEGLRQKFTELKLDYPNENRMILMADSDVIYNDITHIMDSARPMFEEVAFVPGVVP
- a CDS encoding DUF1566 domain-containing protein — its product is MRKNLKTQARCLRPARLWVFFIWGQAAVAAWLNQSQVTNAVANQALTQLVSNQTLPAAQQKQLFSTGLKALFAELTPAIQAMPDYTGQFVANCSIFMNTHIERVLCEINSTIALGRPECCGQSSWLPLEYEHQITESAILLVSFYADWTGKTSLSSESYAVRLFDRMPTCTASASVSQTKPTLSQTFSKASSRNTVSLLDTLSLSFTEGLSPSQKRTRTLSDVESATRSSSRTLSASETSGSLSYSQTLSPTESPSAPVIWNPEWANWQVTTGVYRDNANQTGRYLESVPGVITDRMTGLQWQKVGSAPASNWTAAQAYCADLLESGFGDWRLPTHVELQTLVDYTMDCAGPCLDLNFFPGTQTSSYYWSSDALQGYPGSAWWVSYGSGAYGAGLVCSQGYGGCSSVPASGFTRCVRPLSAVREVDRYTFNSTQVLDTVTGLIWQRTVSGTYNWSSAQAYCAGLNLDGLPWRLPNVKELSTLLDIHVAYPGSTINTTAFPSTPQNIFWTSMLYSCAPSSGAWGVDFGYGSVGTYLISVTYCVRCVRSPQVYNPEWANWQVTTGVYRDNANQTGRYLESVPGIVTDQMTSLQWQKVGNAPAGNWTAAQAYCANLFESGFGDWRLPTHVELQTLVDYTIDCAGPSVDLDFFPGTQTSSYYWSSDALQGYPGSAWWVSYGSGAYYAGLVCSQGYSGCSSVPANGFTRCVRPSSAVREVDRYTFNSTQVLDTVTGLIWQRTVSGTYNWSSAQAYCAGLNLDGLSWRLPNVKELSTLLDVRVASPGPTMNTTAFPSTPQSWFWTSTPYSCTPPSVAWSVNFGGGSVNTYGISSANYVRCVR
- a CDS encoding SUF system NifU family Fe-S cluster assembly protein, whose amino-acid sequence is MLDDLYQELILDHSRHPHHYGDLPGSTHSAHGHNPLCGDELFVYLVIENARIQNIRFQGEGCAISKASASLMTDELIGKTLQEARILFQEFHELLTQEKDQFDHLVKAQALRGVREFPVRVKCATLAWHTFEAALKEQAAEITTE
- a CDS encoding AgmX/PglI C-terminal domain-containing protein, which translates into the protein MNVFEKLNNALLLSALAFSLLLHLFVAMSIMNIKIPEQVTQRDFEKWVKTVQPIRSKGIVLKKVPAPLAHEANEPVPIPKPAKESKVAVNEPAVLPSNKESASPSATPSKSLQASPKEPGQGSNPIRSKLASSGVLGLIGVSGESSGQKGRGTAMANVFSSNSDSFSDDLDSAMKEKRSFAVASGSGFSKSSLKGSSGSLKSTADIDSVGNSSSGKVAVAERKEAELPVARVSSGNSSVTKGSADQLGVLGTLAKKNSSFTRCYEKALKNSPDLSGKLAYQMSVSAEGSVFEVQFIEDTLRSSDVSDCIRSILLRLVFSPPKGGPAIFSSVLVFGTT